In Ectothiorhodospira sp. BSL-9, a single window of DNA contains:
- a CDS encoding PilZ domain-containing protein, giving the protein MATMERQSMVEEEQNGRRQFHRVTFDGVAFLTFDSPDEIRVELVDLSLQGVLVRTPTLLAPRRMGDYGYLRVPLDSENSILVMVQVVRMDAHDLGLRVTQMDLESAQHLRRLVELNLGDETLLSRDLAALMDSGQ; this is encoded by the coding sequence ATGGCCACGATGGAGAGGCAATCCATGGTAGAGGAAGAGCAGAACGGAAGACGGCAGTTTCATCGGGTGACTTTCGACGGCGTGGCCTTTCTCACCTTCGACAGCCCCGATGAAATCCGGGTGGAACTGGTGGATCTGTCGCTGCAGGGTGTGCTGGTGCGAACGCCCACCCTGCTGGCTCCCCGTCGGATGGGCGATTATGGCTACCTGCGCGTGCCGCTGGATTCGGAGAACAGTATCCTGGTGATGGTTCAGGTGGTGCGCATGGATGCTCACGATCTGGGGCTTCGGGTCACGCAGATGGACCTGGAAAGTGCCCAGCATCTGCGACGCCTGGTGGAGCTGAACCTGGGCGACGAGACCCTGCTCAGCCGTGACCTGGCGGCCCTGATGGACAGCGGCCAGTAG
- a CDS encoding nodulation protein NfeD produces MKRLATPFARRILLWCLLLLVGAGLALFSHAQENGNGNERGVAVVLDVDGAIGPATSDYFVRGLQSARDMNAEIVVVRMDTPGGLDSSMRDMIKAILSSPVPVASYVTPSGARAASAGTYILYASHVAAMTPATNLGSATPVQMGGPPGMPDEDEPRRPRSGDRQQDEATDEDNGNGNGNGNGSEANDEAAEISEEDVEPLRDPRRGGTAMERKVLEDAVAYIRGLAELRGRNADWAEEAVREAVNLTATDALEKNVIDVVAEDTRDLLAQIHGRTVKMEIGERELNTENLELVEIEPDWRTRLLSVITNPNIAYILMLVGIYGIIFELANPGSIFPGVVGAICLVLALYAFQVLPINYAGLALIILGIGFMIAEAFLPSFGILGIGGVAAFVFGSIILVDETNLHISIPLIGGTALISAVFFIWVMSKLMGLRRKKVTTGREELIGAQGQATKDFSKGSGRVWLHSESWLAQSQVPVSKGDTVRVTGMNDLTLIVEPVSDQETSKGVVT; encoded by the coding sequence ATGAAACGACTCGCAACGCCCTTTGCCCGCCGAATCCTGCTCTGGTGTCTGCTGCTGTTGGTGGGCGCCGGGCTGGCCCTGTTCAGTCACGCCCAGGAGAACGGCAATGGCAATGAACGGGGGGTTGCCGTGGTGCTGGATGTGGATGGCGCCATCGGCCCGGCCACCAGTGATTACTTTGTGCGCGGGCTGCAATCGGCCCGGGACATGAACGCCGAGATCGTGGTGGTCCGCATGGACACCCCCGGCGGCCTCGACAGCTCCATGCGGGACATGATCAAGGCCATTCTGTCGTCCCCGGTGCCGGTAGCCAGCTACGTGACGCCCTCGGGCGCCCGCGCTGCCAGTGCCGGTACTTACATCCTGTACGCCAGCCACGTGGCGGCCATGACCCCGGCCACCAACCTGGGGTCGGCCACCCCGGTGCAGATGGGAGGCCCGCCCGGCATGCCCGATGAGGATGAGCCTCGCCGGCCACGCTCTGGCGACCGCCAGCAGGACGAAGCTACCGATGAGGACAACGGCAACGGCAACGGTAATGGCAACGGCAGTGAAGCCAATGATGAGGCTGCGGAAATCAGCGAGGAGGATGTGGAGCCTCTGCGCGATCCGCGTCGGGGCGGCACTGCCATGGAGCGCAAGGTGCTGGAGGATGCCGTGGCCTATATCCGCGGTCTGGCGGAGCTGCGCGGGCGCAATGCCGATTGGGCCGAGGAGGCGGTGCGCGAGGCCGTGAACCTCACGGCAACCGATGCACTTGAGAAGAATGTGATCGACGTGGTGGCCGAGGATACCCGGGATCTGCTGGCACAGATCCATGGTCGCACGGTGAAAATGGAGATCGGTGAGCGTGAGCTCAACACCGAAAACCTGGAGCTGGTGGAGATTGAACCTGACTGGCGTACCCGGCTGCTGTCGGTGATCACCAACCCGAACATTGCCTACATCCTCATGCTGGTGGGGATCTACGGCATCATTTTCGAGCTGGCCAATCCGGGCAGCATCTTCCCCGGCGTGGTGGGTGCCATCTGCCTGGTGCTGGCGCTGTATGCCTTTCAGGTGCTCCCCATCAACTACGCGGGCCTGGCGCTGATCATCCTGGGCATCGGCTTCATGATCGCCGAGGCCTTCCTGCCCAGCTTCGGGATACTGGGTATCGGGGGGGTGGCGGCCTTCGTCTTCGGCTCCATCATCCTGGTGGATGAGACCAACCTGCATATTTCCATCCCCCTGATTGGCGGTACGGCACTGATTTCCGCTGTCTTCTTCATCTGGGTGATGAGCAAGCTGATGGGCCTGCGCCGCAAGAAGGTGACCACCGGCCGCGAAGAGTTGATCGGGGCGCAGGGGCAGGCAACGAAGGATTTCTCCAAGGGTTCCGGTCGTGTCTGGCTGCACAGCGAATCCTGGCTGGCGCAATCCCAGGTGCCCGTTTCCAAGGGCGACACGGTGCGGGTAACCGGCATGAATGACCTGACGCTGATCGTGGAGCCCGTCTCTGATCAAGAAACCTCAAAAGGAGTCGTAACATGA
- a CDS encoding slipin family protein, producing MITAILAPLALILGLLILSIRILPEYERGVIFFLGRFQEVKGPGLIIVIPGIQQMVRVDLRVITLDVPSQDVISQDNVTVRVNAVLYFRVVDPEKAIIQVEDFNNATSQLAQTTLRSVLGKHDLDEMLSERDKLNDDIQSILDKQTDSWGIKVANVEIKHVDLNESMIRAIARQAEAERERRAKVIHAQGELQAAVKLTEAADIMAGNPQALQLRYLQTMSDMSNDSNASTIVFPFPFDLLGAFLGSDRANPGGPSGGTTSRPAKNLDEAAETTVAADEGPAADNALPRRPKGEKGDK from the coding sequence ATGATTACAGCCATTCTGGCTCCACTGGCCCTGATCCTGGGTCTGCTCATACTGTCCATCAGGATCCTGCCCGAGTATGAGCGTGGTGTGATCTTCTTCCTGGGGCGTTTCCAGGAGGTGAAGGGCCCTGGCCTGATCATCGTCATCCCCGGGATTCAACAGATGGTCCGTGTGGACCTGCGCGTGATCACCCTGGACGTGCCCAGCCAGGACGTGATCTCCCAGGACAACGTGACGGTGCGGGTGAACGCGGTGCTCTACTTCCGGGTGGTGGATCCGGAAAAGGCCATCATCCAGGTGGAGGACTTCAACAACGCCACCAGTCAGCTGGCCCAGACCACCCTGCGTTCGGTGCTGGGCAAGCACGACCTGGATGAGATGCTCTCGGAGCGGGACAAGCTCAACGACGACATCCAGAGCATTCTGGACAAGCAGACCGACAGCTGGGGCATCAAGGTGGCCAATGTGGAGATCAAGCATGTGGATCTCAACGAGAGCATGATCCGCGCCATCGCCCGCCAGGCCGAGGCGGAGCGTGAACGGCGTGCCAAGGTCATCCACGCCCAGGGTGAACTGCAGGCGGCCGTGAAACTCACCGAGGCCGCCGACATCATGGCCGGCAATCCACAGGCCCTGCAGTTGCGGTATTTGCAGACCATGAGCGACATGTCCAACGACAGTAACGCCTCCACCATCGTCTTCCCCTTCCCGTTCGATCTGCTCGGTGCCTTCCTGGGGAGCGATCGCGCCAACCCCGGTGGCCCCAGCGGCGGGACGACCTCCCGGCCCGCCAAGAACCTGGACGAGGCTGCGGAGACCACCGTCGCGGCAGACGAGGGTCCGGCAGCGGACAACGCGTTGCCACGTCGCCCCAAGGGTGAAAAGGGCGATAAATGA
- the xerD gene encoding site-specific tyrosine recombinase XerD, with protein sequence MTQASPVIDRFLDAMWMEHGLSGHTLAAYRADLTGLEGWLEGQGGDLAAADRHQLLAYLAQRLEGGARPRSMARLLSTLRRFYGYLVQAGQIREDPTVRIDAPRLGRPLPDTLTEAEVDALLAAPDVEDANGLRDRAMLELLYATGLRVSELVGLHLGQVSLRHGVVRTQGKGGKERLVPLGEEAMDWLERYLAEARPGLMQGHGQCEALFVTRRGAGMTRQAFWYLIRRHAQTAGVTKHLSPHTLRHAFATHLLNHGADLRVVQMLLGHSSLSTTQIYTHVARERLKTLHAEHHPRG encoded by the coding sequence ATGACCCAGGCGTCGCCGGTGATCGACCGGTTTCTCGACGCGATGTGGATGGAGCATGGCCTGAGTGGTCACACCCTGGCCGCCTATCGAGCCGACCTGACGGGTCTTGAGGGTTGGCTTGAGGGGCAGGGTGGAGATCTGGCCGCCGCTGACCGCCATCAGTTGCTGGCCTACCTGGCCCAGCGGCTGGAAGGCGGTGCCAGGCCCCGGAGTATGGCGCGTCTGCTGTCCACATTGCGGCGTTTTTATGGCTACCTGGTGCAGGCAGGGCAGATCCGCGAGGACCCCACGGTGCGTATCGACGCCCCCCGACTGGGGCGCCCCCTGCCGGATACCCTGACGGAAGCAGAAGTGGATGCCTTGCTGGCGGCACCGGATGTGGAGGATGCCAATGGCCTGCGAGACCGGGCCATGCTGGAGTTGCTGTATGCCACGGGGCTGCGCGTGTCCGAGCTGGTGGGTCTGCATCTTGGGCAGGTGAGTCTGCGCCATGGCGTGGTGCGTACCCAGGGCAAGGGCGGCAAGGAGCGCCTGGTGCCCCTGGGGGAAGAGGCCATGGACTGGCTGGAGCGCTACCTGGCCGAAGCCCGTCCGGGTTTGATGCAGGGTCACGGGCAATGCGAGGCCCTGTTCGTGACCCGCCGTGGCGCGGGTATGACCCGCCAGGCATTCTGGTACCTGATACGCCGTCACGCCCAGACGGCGGGCGTTACCAAGCATCTGTCGCCCCACACCCTGCGTCACGCCTTTGCCACGCATCTGCTCAACCACGGCGCAGACCTGCGCGTGGTGCAGATGCTGCTGGGTCATTCCAGCCTCTCCACCACGCAGATCTACACCCACGTGGCCAGGGAGCGGCTCAAGACGCTGCACGCCGAGCACCATCCACGGGGCTGA